In Xanthomonas theicola, a single genomic region encodes these proteins:
- a CDS encoding ATP-binding cassette domain-containing protein has protein sequence MPLITLQNVDYSVGGPLLLEKTELSIEPGERIALIGRNGAGKSTLMKLIAGELKPDDGEIRVQQGVRIARLEQEVPHGAAGSVFDVVADGLGELGHWLAEFHRLSHAAEFDGDALGAVQSKIDGANGWALDQRVDETLTRLDLDGDAEFARLSGGMKRRVLLARALVSAPDLLLLDEPTNHLDIEAIDWLELFLKGWNGSVVFVTHDRRFLRALATRIVEIDRGQVSSWPGDWANYARRREERLNAQAQENARFDKMLAQEEVWIRQGIKARRTRDEGRVRRLESMRNERTQRRELGGNVRMEAAQGEASGKKVIEAKELSFAFGARTMVRNFSSTILRGDRIGLIGPNGSGKTTLLKLLLGELAPAGGEVRTGTNLQVAYFDQYRATLREDWSAIENVAEGRDFIEVNGKRKHVHGYLQDFLFTPERARAPITRLSGGERNRLLLARLFAQPSNLLVMDEPTNDLDVETLELLEELLGDYTGTLLLVSHDRDFIDNVVTSTMVMEGDGRIGEYVGGYSDWVRQRAQSPASAMAAAKASATAAATAPVAAAAATVAAPAAKRKLSYKDARELEQLPARIETLEQQVAALTAAMTEPAFYQRDAAALGAHTQALTQAQAELDAAYARWSALDA, from the coding sequence AGCGTCGGCGGCCCCTTGTTGCTGGAAAAGACCGAACTGTCGATCGAGCCGGGCGAGCGCATCGCCCTGATCGGCCGCAACGGCGCCGGCAAATCCACCTTGATGAAACTGATCGCCGGCGAGCTCAAGCCCGACGACGGCGAGATCCGCGTCCAGCAGGGCGTGCGCATCGCGCGGCTGGAGCAGGAGGTGCCGCACGGCGCCGCCGGCAGCGTGTTCGACGTGGTCGCCGACGGCCTGGGCGAGCTCGGCCACTGGCTGGCCGAGTTCCACCGGCTCAGCCATGCCGCCGAGTTCGACGGCGATGCGCTGGGCGCGGTGCAGTCCAAGATCGACGGCGCCAACGGCTGGGCGCTGGACCAGCGGGTCGACGAGACCCTGACCCGGCTCGACCTGGACGGCGACGCCGAGTTCGCGCGGCTGTCCGGCGGCATGAAGCGGCGCGTGCTGTTGGCGCGCGCGCTGGTGTCGGCGCCGGACCTGCTGCTGCTGGACGAGCCGACCAACCACCTGGACATCGAGGCGATCGATTGGCTGGAACTGTTCCTGAAGGGCTGGAACGGCAGCGTGGTGTTCGTCACCCACGACCGCCGCTTCCTGCGTGCGCTGGCCACGCGCATCGTCGAGATCGACCGCGGCCAGGTCAGCAGCTGGCCCGGCGACTGGGCCAACTACGCGCGCCGCCGCGAGGAGCGGCTCAACGCGCAGGCGCAGGAGAACGCGCGCTTCGACAAGATGCTGGCGCAGGAAGAAGTGTGGATCCGCCAGGGCATCAAGGCGCGCCGCACCCGCGACGAAGGCCGCGTGCGGCGCCTGGAGTCGATGCGCAACGAGCGCACCCAGCGCCGCGAACTCGGCGGCAACGTGCGCATGGAGGCGGCGCAGGGCGAGGCCTCGGGCAAGAAGGTGATCGAGGCCAAGGAGCTGAGCTTCGCGTTCGGCGCGCGGACCATGGTGCGCAATTTCTCCAGCACCATCCTGCGCGGCGACCGCATCGGCCTGATCGGCCCCAACGGCAGCGGCAAGACCACGCTGCTGAAGCTGCTGCTCGGCGAACTGGCCCCGGCCGGCGGCGAGGTGCGCACCGGCACCAACCTGCAGGTGGCGTATTTCGACCAGTACCGCGCCACCTTGCGCGAGGACTGGAGCGCGATCGAGAACGTCGCCGAGGGCCGCGACTTCATCGAGGTCAACGGCAAGCGCAAGCACGTGCACGGCTACCTGCAGGATTTCCTGTTCACCCCGGAACGCGCGCGCGCGCCGATCACCCGCCTGTCCGGCGGCGAGCGCAACCGCCTGCTGCTGGCGCGGCTGTTCGCGCAGCCGTCGAACCTGCTGGTGATGGACGAACCGACCAACGACCTGGACGTGGAGACGCTGGAACTGCTGGAAGAGCTGCTCGGCGACTACACCGGCACCTTGCTGCTGGTCAGCCACGACCGCGACTTCATCGACAACGTGGTGACCTCGACCATGGTGATGGAAGGCGACGGCCGCATCGGCGAATACGTCGGCGGCTACAGCGACTGGGTGCGCCAGCGCGCCCAATCGCCGGCCAGCGCGATGGCGGCGGCCAAGGCCTCGGCCACCGCCGCGGCGACCGCGCCTGTCGCGGCGGCGGCCGCCACTGTTGCTGCGCCGGCCGCCAAGCGCAAGCTCAGCTACAAGGATGCGCGCGAACTGGAGCAGTTGCCGGCGCGGATCGAGACGCTGGAGCAGCAGGTCGCGGCATTGACCGCGGCGATGACCGAGCCGGCCTTCTACCAGCGCGATGCGGCGGCGCTGGGCGCGCATACCCAGGCGCTGACCCAGGCCCAGGCCGAGCTGGACGCGGCCTACGCGCGCTGGAGCGCGCTGGACGCATAA